The genomic stretch AATCTGGAAACCTAAGGTAGTACTGTGCGACGGCGCAGAAAGTTGCTCCTAAACCAAGTCTGAAAGCACTGTACGGGTTCTGTGCGGCTCCTATACCTAGGACTCCCAAGTCCACTGCAGTGGTTATGACTCCAGTTGTAGTGCCTACAATCCCATTGGTGGAGAGCTCCCTCCCTAGGAGATTCTTAACCAGGCTGATGAGGAATGATAGGGGTGAAAAGAGGACGTTTACACCAGGTGTCATAACACCAGGGGGAGTGTCTTTTATGGAATCATTGTCTCAATCGTTGCAGAAAACAAGATTGGGGATAATTGAGAATAGAGTAGTTGAAAAAGGTGGTCCTAGCAAGCCTACTGTGGACAATGGATAAGTGTTGCGTATGGAATGTTAGAGGAATGAATAACCCTACAATGCaacaagaaataaagagaagCTTAATATTAAATAAAGTGGGGTTATGTGGTTTGTTAGAAACAAAAATAAGAAGTAGTAATGGTAATAAAGTAAGGAATAATTTAGGTGATCATTGGGCTATTTGCACTAATAGTACTTTACATAGAGGTGGACGCATCTGGCTTTTGTGGGAACCTACTGCCTATGATATTAATATTTTGGATGTTCAGATTCAGAGTATTCACTTTCAGGTGATTGATAAAATCAGAAGGAAAAACTTCTGGATGACTGTTGTGTATGGTTTGAACAAAGCTGCTGAAAGGATTCCTTTATGGGATAGCTTAAGGAAATATCATAGTATGATTCAGGGTCCTTGGATTGTTCTTTGGGGACTTTAATTCGTGATGGCGAGTTAATGAAAGAATAGGTGGGGCTCCTATTTCTCATGTTTGAGATTAGGCATATCTTGCAGACTATTCAGGATATCGCTATCTCGATCTCGGATGCAAAGGGGCTTTTTCACCTGGAATAACAAACATGAGCATCAGTCCAAAGTTTATAGCAGATTGGATATGGTGTTCATCAATGCTGACTGGATGGATAGCTTTTCTGATAGCTATGTTCACTTTCTACCTGAGGGAATGTTTGACAATTGTCCAGGTCTCATTTACCTTGAAGAAGAAAGAACAAAGAAAGGGAGTTCGTTTAAGTATTATaattgttggggttagtgtccttaacagttagtgcaaggacttataaacctctaaaaggatcaaagggcatactttggtattattatcagttgatccacgtttatcaataacggttggcttgctagataagtttgacgttattgtcatacagatggcggtgatcaactggtccctaaaagtcacacctataggatacgttcgggagacgtgacagtatggaaatcttgtcatgtagatgccaaaattgactaaccggttatcgagttatttgactagtaattagtcaaatatgtgatgttgagatattatatttaatatggattaaatatcatgggctaaaagcGAATTAacgttaattcgtaaaattaaatataagcgatttatatttaattaaatgtatattgaatgtaattatacaacatgttttgtcggacacgtattaataatttgactaacccgtattattaggtGATGCCTTAATTTTCGATAACCTAGATGATTTATGATCGACCGTGTCATATGCATTTAGGATttggtcgtaccatgagttagaaatgagagaaagtggaaagcccactctcctcATTGAGAGCTCACGGCCGAGCCATAcaaagagggagtctctcctctttgtaacctaatcattctttcacaaaagaaattagggtttcgagaacagtgcctctcaaaattcggatctctcatccagtgaaaaactcacatcagttctcccaatattgcaaggcaatcggagaacactgttctagcacaagggcatatctcggacaaggtcttgggtgcaacaattaggagggaatctggtttgatttctgttctttacgccgttcatcaaggacccgaggttgatttcttgttccttatcgtttttatgttttatgacaatattcacatgtaaattttacgttatagtcctacaattaaaggggtagtatacggatattaacccacaataaTATGTGGTCGTTGGCCCCTAACTACCATGATATTATTAGGACTGGTTGGCAACAATCAGTGCAGGGCACTCCTATGTTCAGAGTAGTCCAGAAGTTGAGAGGGCTAAAAGCTGGGTTAAGAATGTTGAATAGAGACCATTTTGCTGACATTAAAAACCTTACCCATGTAGCTGAACTGTCTCTGAACCACTTTCAACATCTGTTGGTTGATGACCCACTGAATGAGGATTTGTGTCACTCTGAAAGAGAATGTGCAAGGAATTTAGAGGAATTATTGCAGGCCAGAGATCAGTGTCTGAGACAGAAAGCTAAGGGAGACTGGATGCAGTATGGAGATGATAATACGGCCTTTTTCCATGCTAGCATTAAACATAGAAGGGCTAAAAATAGAGTGTATTAGGTGAAGGATGTCAATAATCAATTATGCTCTACCCCTGAAACCATCCAGAAAGCCTTTGAGGAGTATTATGAGACTATGCTAGGCTCCTCTAAATGTGTGAAACCTCTCAACAAGAGGATTGTTAAGTTTGGGAATTGTTTGACTCCTGAACATTGTGCTTTATTGATTGCTCCTGTCACTAGGGAAGAAGTCAGGAGTGCTATGTTTAGCATTCCAGGAACAAAAGCCCCAGGGCCTGATGGGTATAGTAGTCAGTTTTTCAAGGATAACTGGAGTGTTGTTGGAGCTGATGTAATTTCTGCTGTTCAGAGTGCTTTTCAGTCTGGGGAAGTTTTGAAACAGTGTAATGCCACCATCATTACTCTTATCCCAAAGGTCCCCAAACCTGAGAATGTCATGCAATTTAGGCCCATTGCCTGTTGCAACACAATGTACAAATGCCTCTCTAAAGTGATATATAACAGATTGGGGAAGGTACTACCTCATATTATCAACCCCTCTCAAAGTGCTTTTGTGAATGGAAGGGATATTGCAGGGAATATTCTGATTTGCCAGGATTTGGTTAGATTGTATAAGAGAAAGAGTTGCTCTCCTAGAATTTTGATGAAATTGGACCTACAAAAGGCTTATGATTCAGTGGAATGGGCTTTTgtagaggatatgttgagagccaCTGGTTTCCCTGATCAGTTTACCAAGCTCCTGGTTCAATGCTTCACCACTCCCTCTTTCTCTTTGTCTATTAATGGTGAAAGCTTTGGATATTTTAGAGGCAAAAGAGGACTTAGACAGGGGGATCCCTTATCACCCCTGCTATTCACTCTTTGCCTAGAATATCTCAGTAGAATTTTGTCAGTGACTCAAAAACATAGCAGCTTCAAATTTCATCCACTCTGCAATAGAATTAAATTGTCCCACTTATGCTTTGCTGATGATCTCATCCTCTTTTGCAAAGGAGATAGAGCTTCTGTAGGGTTGATGCTACAAGCCTTTAAGATGTTCTCAAAATCTTCTGGTTTGTCCATGAATTGCAGTAAATCAAACTTCTACTATAATGGTATTGATGCTCAGTTGGTGAATGATATTGAGAGAGCCACTGGTATGAAAAGAGGAACTGTTCCATTCAAATACTTGGGGGTGACAGTCTCTCAAAAACGTCTGTCTGTACTGGTTTGCAATATACTGGTGGATAAGATAGTTGAAAGGATCAGGAGTCTGGGGTCAAGGAAGCTTTCTTACGCTGGACGACTGATCTTGATAAAAGCAGTGCTCAGTTCCTTGCACAGTTATTGGTTTAGGATTTTTATCCTCCCCAAAACTGTCGTTGGCAAACTAGAGGCTATTTCCAGATCTTTCTTGTGGTATGGTAATGATAGCAAGGAGAGCCCAATGCTTGTTTCTTGGGAAACAGTTTGCAGAGAAAGGAAGCAGGGGGGCCTAGGGATAAGAGATTTTCATGCCTGGAATCTCGCGTCCATAGGTAAATATGCTTGGTGGGTGGCTCAAAAGACTGACCACCTTTGGGTCAAATGGGTGCATGCCATCTACATCAAGAATTCCAAATGGGAAGAGTATGAACCAGGAGTTAACAGTAGCTGGGCTTGGCGTAAAATATGCCAGGTCAAACATTTACTTAAAGATTACATTTTCGGAGCGAGATGTAGAACATTATAACGCCGGATAGGGTATCGATTCTTTGAAACCAGATATGGACAAGGTGACGTGGTATCCATGGGTGCTAAATCAGTGGATCATTCCTAAATAGGCTTTCTTGTGTTGGTTGATTGCTCATCAGAGATTAACAACTCAGGATAGGCTGCTTAGAATGCACATTATTCAGAGTAACATGTGTTTTACGTGTGGATTACAAGAAGAGTCTCATGAGCATCTCTTCTTCTCATGTGCTTTCGTCAAAGATGCGAGAGATTTAATTGCTAATTGGTGTATGATTGAGTTGCCATGTTCAGAggtgattgatggtgggttcgaTTGCGAGACCATAGTGCTTGCGGGGAAGAAGATTATAGCGTGAGATGATATTAGCCAAAGCATAATGTATAATATCCTGGAATGTACGAAATGTTAGCGGGGTGGATGGTTTTGTCAGCGGACCGAGTGTCTTCTGTAAACGGGTCAAGGCGAGGTGAAAATGCGCGTAGGGACGATTCTGATTTAACAGTAGAAATACTAGTGCTTTAGCTTGGATTGCATACATTAGACAGCACTGAACTTGATGAGTATGTTTAAGAGAGTAAAATGTAATTGTATGGGATACTTTTGATTTTAATGAGAAGCTTACctatacccaaaaaaaaaaaaaaaaaaaaaccccatcAGTCAAGTAAATATCACCAGCTTGAAAAGTTGTCGAGCCACCCATCCCTTTCGAATGTGAGCCATTCGAGGGTAACTTGGCTGCACAATAAAGAAGCCAGGTGATGTTAGTGACAACATCAAAATGCTATTTTAAGACACTCACGAGAAAAACTTGAGTTTTAAATAGTAAGCAATTAAACAGCAGTATACTCTATTCACCAAAAAAAAGATCAACAGAGGGCAAATGACTAGAACACTCTAGATAGACAAAGAAAGAACAACAATCATAGTCAGGTAGGCCACATTCATGAAGTATAAATGACATTTGAATGCATCTATACAATCGACCACACAGTTAAACAAAAAAGCATCAATGTCATTCTGAAACAATTACCATGTATATTCTAACCGCAAAGCATAGAACACTAACAGGTTTGTCTGAAATAGCTATAAGAACTTACCGCAAAGCATAGAAAGGAACCATTTTACATTCATATTCAAGCGAATAGTAAATTGAGCTATTTTCTTTTACCTCTATATTCAAAAGAGCCAAATGAATCTCTGGGGCTATAATATGATAAATGTTAACTTTTGGATGACACGTAATAATACGACGTCCAAAATTGCATCAATTGAATGTTACTTGATAAAATAGTCATAGACGAAAAGTCATAGTCCCGGAAAAATAGTCATACTCCCGAAAAAATGAGAACAGAACTAATGCTAGATTTAAAAGAGCAGGTAATGAACTCACATTGATGTCATTTAGGTACCTCTCCTTCTCCATCCTTACAAtctgaaaatttcaaaatcaaccGATGAAACGTGAAAGCTTGACGAAAAGTAGAATGGCTAATTAAGTTTCAAATAAAGGAGAAGTTCATTTAGTCACTCGGTTCACTTGTATTCACCATATCCCTTTTAGAGATGCAAAAATTAGAATGACCAACAAAAAGGAGAAGGTAGTTCTACTATTGATAAAATagtttttttttaacacaatatAACTTTGAATTCATCAAACATCAATACATGGACACCCAAATAGCGAAAAATGGGGATAGTCATTACACACTTTTGTTCAATATATCCGAATTTAGAGTCAATATTTAAATCTATCAATGGATGGTTATAAGAAGAAAGATGAAGGGAGATGTACCATGAAATGAGTCTCATAATAAACTGCAGAAGGTGTCCCTGAACGATTGCGGCTTGAGTAAGAACGTCAAGAGGCAACCTGAAGGCGAAAGGTGGGTGCTGATGCATTTAGGGTTTTCAGAAATTTTTTTGTACAAGTGAATAATCCATGATAAAAATCAAACCAACATATCCAATCAAGCAAAATCTTACTCAATCCTATAAAGAATAGAACACTCAAAGAAACTGAGATATAAAGGTAAAGAACAGAACACGCAAAGAAATACAGAAAGTTGGAATCGTGCCCATATCAGTTATGTGTCTTGAGTTATAGCCAAACAAACAGGCTGTGCACGAGGAATGCCCTGCAGGCTAGTTTTGACCTGTCATCAAATAAGTGGCAATACCTCACAATCCAGGAATCGTTTGTATGTGATTCAAATTGGAAATGAAAGCTAACTCAATTAGCTTTCATTTTATGTATGGTTTGCACATTGGTTCAACCTGAACAAAGAGATATGAAGCCTCAAAATCCCTCATGGAACATAGCATGCTGCTGAACATTCAGTTCTGACCCGAACTTATTCTTTGTCCTATATCTCTCAATCCAGGAGCCTATTTCGTGTGATTCCAATTGTAAATGAAAGCTAACTCTTTTAGCTTTCATTTGGTACCTATGGGAAATTCTAACTCATCTTAAGGCAATATTTATAAGGTTTGCAAACGAAATCTGAATGCTGAAATGTACAGCAGAGAAACAGCTTGACCTGTCAGAATTAAAGCGATCATATCTCTCAAACTAGGCAACATCTTGGAGTCATTATTTTTGGACATGTTATCTAACTCTTGTAGCTACAAAATGGCATAGTTTGGGCATGCTAGTTCGAAGGGAGCACAGAGTTATGAGGGCTGCAAGTTGACACGGAAACTGGAAGTGCTGATGAGTAAAATGCATCAGTCTATTTTGAACAAGGGACGTTCAAGGGTGTTTTTGGCCATTCATATGATATGTAAATTAGGAAAAATTTTAGAAGCCATGCTATGAAAAATTAAGGCTGTAACTATTTTGTTTTGTGTTCAAGTAAGACGAACGAGGACAATCAACAAGTTGTACAAGTGCATAATATGCCACAGGTAGAATGAATAGCATAAAAGGGAGCCTACACATATACCAAAGCATAATATGGAGTAACACATAAATTTTCACTAAAATGGTAAACCAGTTCACCAAGTTATAACACTAATCTAAAAAGGTACCACAACAATCTCAAcataatcaatacaagttaaTAAAAAACAAACACACCATCATTGTAAATCAAATGATGAAacaaaattaaattacaaaaataagcatTGGTGTTGTATTTTAGCAGAAATAATTGGCATCCGCTCCTCGAAGAGCTGATGATAATGATTATAGAGTCAAAGGAGGTCACATTAGAATTAACCATAAATGTTATAACCCATCACAATAATCACCGCTTAATTCACCAAATAAAACAACGGAATCAAGTTCACAAATGACATTACCTacaaattacaaaaattaatagaatactaaaaaaaaaattaacaatttaAC from Silene latifolia isolate original U9 population chromosome 5, ASM4854445v1, whole genome shotgun sequence encodes the following:
- the LOC141655452 gene encoding uncharacterized protein LOC141655452 translates to MNNPTMQQEIKRSLILNKVGLCGLLETKIRSSNGNKVRNNLGDHWAICTNSTLHRGGRIWLLWEPTAYDINILDVQIQSIHFQVIDKIRRKNFWMTVVYGLNKAAERIPLWDSLRKYHSMIQDYSGYRYLDLGCKGAFSPGITNMSISPKFIADWIWCSSMLTGWIAFLIAMFTFYLRECLTIVQGTPMFRVVQKLRGLKAGLRMLNRDHFADIKNLTHVAELSLNHFQHLLVDDPLNEDLCHSERECARNLEELLQARDQCLRQKAKGDWMQYGDDNTAFFHASIKHRRAKNRVY